The Mucilaginibacter rubeus genomic interval TACACAACATCTCATGAAGGAATCTATACCAGGGCAAAACTGAATGAACTTAAAGCGGATTCGCTGATGGACATGCCCACGCTATTTGAATTTCCAAATGGTAACTACATGGCCATAACAGAAGCTGCTTTGCTTGATTATGCAGGCATGTACCTTATCAAGCATAATGGAGTTTTGGAAAGCCGGTTATCTCCGTTACCGGGGCAGGCTGATATTAAAGTAAAAGCAGTTTTACCGCATAGCAGTCCATGGAGGGTAATGATGATTGGGGACAGGGTTGGAACGCTTATAGAATCAAATATACTCACGAGCCTCAGTCCGTCCTGCAGAATTAAGGATGTTTCATGGATTAAGCCAGGTAAAACTACTTTCCCATGGTGGAATGGCAATGCCATTCCCGATACTTCTTTTGCTCCAGGTAATAATTACGAAACCAATATGTATTACGTGAACTGGTGCGCTAAATATGGTATCGATTATCATTCGGTAGTTGAATATGGGCTACATGAATGGTATGTGAATGATAGTGCGGGTTTTCAGCCGGGGCCTAATGCCGATCCGTCAAAGGCGGTGCCTGGTTTAGATATGCAGGCTGTATGTGATTCAGCAAAGAAAAGGGGAGTGGGCATTCGTGTCTGGATACACTGGAAGGCTTTGTATCCGAAACTGGATGAAACATTTACTCAGCTCGAAAAATGGGGTGTAAGTGGCCTGATGTGCGATTTTATGGATCGTGATGATCAGGAAATGGTGAATATCCAAACAGAAATCCTGGAGAAAGCGGCCCAACATAAACTACATATTCAGTTTCATGGAGCATATAAGCCTACAGGTTTAAGTCGTACCTATCCAAACGAGTTTACGCGAGAAGGAACGCTAAACTATGAGAACGACAAATGGAATGACAATGTGACGCCTGACGCCGATATTAATATACCATTTACCCGGATGCTTGCCGGATCTACTGATTATCATCTTGGTGGTTTTCATGCTGCCAATAAGAAAACTTTTAAGGTGCATTACACGCGTCCGTATGTATTGGGTACCCGCTGCCATATGCTGGCTATGTATGTGGTGCTTGAAAACGCATTAGGAATGGTCTGTGACGCCCCGGAAGTTTATATCGGGCAGCCCGGCTTTGAATTTTTACAGCAGGTGCCTACTACCTGGGACGAAACTCGTGTTATCGCCGCTAAAGCAGGTAAGTATTTGGCTATTGCCCGTCGTAAAGGTGCCGATTGGTACATTGGGGCGATAACTGACCATGATGGAGTAAGGTTAAACCCGAAACTTGATTTTTTATCGGACGGCAATTATAACGCTGAAATATACAGCGATGCAAAAGATGTTGAACAATACCCTGATAATTTACTGAAAGAAACTAAACGTATTACTAAAGCGTCAATTTTAGATATGATACTGGCGTCGGGTGGAGGACAGGTTGTACATTTGTCTTTGAGCAAATAAAATCAAACACAAATTATAAATCAGCC includes:
- a CDS encoding glycoside hydrolase family 97 protein produces the protein MPVFRSLLCTVMTLLFSMSSFAAKFINTSSPDGKIKFLLNTDQNGLFYQIRFKGILMADKSRLNISFKQGGLFKNSLVISASTTDRLIDDYNLIIGKTSKAHSECNRTVIAVTEQSGIKRMLSIEVRVFNDGIAFRYIIPEQHQLKSVEITDELNTFNLTQNPEVTTLFRENYTTSHEGIYTRAKLNELKADSLMDMPTLFEFPNGNYMAITEAALLDYAGMYLIKHNGVLESRLSPLPGQADIKVKAVLPHSSPWRVMMIGDRVGTLIESNILTSLSPSCRIKDVSWIKPGKTTFPWWNGNAIPDTSFAPGNNYETNMYYVNWCAKYGIDYHSVVEYGLHEWYVNDSAGFQPGPNADPSKAVPGLDMQAVCDSAKKRGVGIRVWIHWKALYPKLDETFTQLEKWGVSGLMCDFMDRDDQEMVNIQTEILEKAAQHKLHIQFHGAYKPTGLSRTYPNEFTREGTLNYENDKWNDNVTPDADINIPFTRMLAGSTDYHLGGFHAANKKTFKVHYTRPYVLGTRCHMLAMYVVLENALGMVCDAPEVYIGQPGFEFLQQVPTTWDETRVIAAKAGKYLAIARRKGADWYIGAITDHDGVRLNPKLDFLSDGNYNAEIYSDAKDVEQYPDNLLKETKRITKASILDMILASGGGQVVHLSLSK